From the Xenorhabdus ishibashii genome, one window contains:
- the amtB gene encoding ammonium transporter AmtB, translated as MKNKFLSVVFIAASFPSFAIAAENNFNKADTVFMLINTILVLFMTIPGIALFYGGLLRSKNILSLMSQVIVSFSLVCVLWIIYGYSMTFEVGNSFWGGFGQVMLKNISITDLTGSFYQLIHVVFQGAFACITVALVVGALCERIRFSALLIFSVLWLTASYIPMAHMVWGGGWLAQDGALDFAGGTVVHINAAAAGLVGAYLLGKRSGFGREAFKPHNLPMTFIGTSILYIGWFGFNVGSAGEVNAISAMALVNTLAATAGSVLSWVFCEWLFRQKPSLLGACSGCISGLVVITPAAATVGIGGALVMGLIAGIAGLWGVVILKRWLRVDDVCDVFGVHGVCGIVGCLLTSVFTASALGGTGFAEGMTMLRQFSIQAISILVCIVWSSIAAYISFKIADKLVGLRISVESEREGLDITSHGESAYN; from the coding sequence ATGAAGAATAAATTTTTATCCGTAGTGTTTATTGCAGCTAGTTTTCCTTCGTTTGCTATTGCTGCGGAAAATAATTTCAATAAAGCAGATACGGTATTTATGTTGATAAATACGATACTTGTACTTTTTATGACAATACCCGGCATTGCCCTATTTTATGGAGGATTACTACGCAGTAAAAATATTTTGTCACTAATGTCACAGGTGATTGTCAGTTTTTCATTAGTTTGTGTGCTTTGGATTATTTATGGGTACAGCATGACCTTTGAGGTAGGCAACTCTTTTTGGGGTGGTTTTGGTCAGGTTATGTTGAAAAATATATCCATAACCGATCTAACTGGTAGTTTTTATCAGTTAATTCATGTTGTTTTCCAAGGTGCATTTGCGTGTATTACTGTTGCTTTGGTGGTGGGAGCATTATGTGAAAGAATTCGTTTTTCTGCATTACTGATTTTTAGTGTGTTATGGCTGACAGCGTCTTATATCCCTATGGCGCATATGGTATGGGGTGGTGGCTGGCTCGCTCAGGATGGAGCCTTGGATTTTGCTGGCGGGACTGTCGTTCATATTAATGCAGCAGCAGCAGGATTGGTTGGTGCTTACTTACTTGGGAAGCGCTCAGGCTTTGGGCGGGAAGCATTTAAACCTCATAACCTACCAATGACCTTTATTGGAACATCGATCCTTTACATCGGATGGTTTGGCTTTAATGTAGGCTCGGCTGGTGAAGTAAATGCTATCTCGGCGATGGCTCTGGTTAATACGCTGGCAGCAACGGCGGGATCGGTGTTGTCATGGGTTTTCTGTGAGTGGCTATTTCGCCAGAAACCTTCACTTTTAGGCGCATGTTCTGGGTGCATTTCTGGTTTAGTGGTCATTACGCCTGCTGCTGCAACAGTTGGCATTGGTGGTGCGTTAGTGATGGGGTTGATTGCAGGTATTGCTGGCTTATGGGGTGTGGTAATACTGAAGAGATGGTTACGTGTTGATGATGTTTGTGATGTGTTCGGGGTACATGGAGTATGTGGCATTGTCGGTTGTTTATTGACTAGTGTTTTTACCGCATCTGCTTTAGGTGGAACAGGGTTTGCTGAAGGAATGACAATGCTAAGACAGTTCAGTATTCAGGCTATTAGTATATTGGTTTGTATAGTTTGGTCATCAATAGCTGCTTATATTTCATTTAAGATCGCTGATAAGCTGGTTGGGTTACGTATTAGTGTTGAGTCAGAAAGAGAAGGACTTGATATTACTTCACATGGTGAAAGTGCTTATAACTGA
- the glnK gene encoding P-II family nitrogen regulator, whose amino-acid sequence MKLITIIIKPFKLEEVREALADIGIQGMTITEVKGFGRQKGHSELYRGAEYNVNFLPKVKIDIATNDERVEEIIHVVQQTAFTGKMGDGKIFLFELQHAIRIRTGETNDEAL is encoded by the coding sequence ATGAAACTTATCACCATCATCATAAAGCCATTTAAGTTGGAGGAAGTGAGGGAAGCACTTGCTGATATAGGTATACAAGGTATGACTATAACAGAAGTAAAGGGCTTTGGACGTCAAAAAGGTCATTCTGAACTTTATCGAGGTGCTGAATACAACGTTAATTTTTTGCCCAAAGTTAAGATTGATATTGCTACCAATGATGAACGAGTTGAAGAAATTATCCATGTTGTTCAGCAGACTGCTTTTACCGGAAAAATGGGGGATGGAAAAATATTTCTTTTTGAATTACAGCATGCCATCCGGATCAGAACGGGTGAAACGAATGATGAAGCACTGTAA
- a CDS encoding SmdB family multidrug efflux ABC transporter permease/ATP-binding protein, producing the protein MTKTHIGKPWPSLKRLLSYGKNYRKPILIAVLMLWISALAEVSGPLFVSYFIDNMVATGNLPLDIVGGLAALFLILQLIVAVLHYYQTLFFNQASVGVVQMLRTDVMDSALRQPLSAFDNQPVGQLISRVTNDTEVIKDLFVNVIPMVFHCIALIGAMLIAMFILNWRMACVAILIFPAVFLVMVIYQRLSTPIIRRVRGYLADINDGFNEVINGMSVIQQFRQQARFGEKMLATNRAHYQARMQALRLDGILLRPLLSFFSAATLCGLLLLFGIKGTEAIGVGVLYAFINYLGRLNEPLIELTSQQSVLQQAVVSGERVFELMDSPQQQYGNDLRALESGRIDIENLNFSYRSDKLVLSDINLHVPSHGFMALVGHTGSGKSTLANLIMGYYPWQNGEIYLDGRPISSLSHAVLRNGVAMVQQDPVVLAASFLNNITLGRDISEEKIWEVLELVQLADFVRNLPDGLNSFLGEQGNTLSAGQKQLLAMARVLVQTPQILILDEATANIDSGTEQSIQRALRMIRQKTTLVVIAHRLSTITEADSILVLYRGAIAEQGQHQQLLEKRGRYYQMYQLQQVGETLNESVHV; encoded by the coding sequence ATGACTAAAACGCATATAGGTAAACCATGGCCATCGTTAAAACGCTTGCTTTCTTACGGTAAAAATTACCGCAAACCGATTCTAATTGCTGTATTGATGTTATGGATTTCTGCATTGGCAGAAGTCAGTGGACCTCTGTTTGTAAGTTATTTTATTGACAATATGGTTGCAACGGGGAATTTACCGCTCGATATTGTCGGTGGACTTGCGGCACTATTTTTGATTTTGCAGCTTATTGTTGCCGTTCTACACTATTATCAAACGTTATTTTTTAATCAGGCATCAGTGGGAGTGGTGCAGATGCTTCGTACTGATGTGATGGATTCAGCATTACGTCAACCATTAAGTGCTTTTGATAATCAACCAGTCGGACAACTGATATCCCGCGTAACAAACGATACTGAAGTCATTAAGGATCTGTTTGTTAATGTGATTCCGATGGTATTTCACTGTATTGCACTAATTGGTGCCATGTTGATAGCCATGTTTATTTTAAATTGGCGTATGGCATGTGTTGCGATCTTAATATTTCCAGCAGTTTTTCTTGTAATGGTTATCTATCAGCGTCTTAGTACCCCAATAATTAGGCGGGTTCGCGGTTATCTGGCTGACATTAACGATGGCTTTAATGAAGTCATTAACGGAATGAGTGTAATTCAACAGTTTCGTCAGCAAGCTCGTTTTGGTGAGAAAATGTTGGCTACCAACCGGGCACATTATCAGGCTCGTATGCAGGCTTTAAGGTTAGATGGCATCTTATTAAGGCCATTATTGAGTTTCTTCTCTGCTGCAACATTGTGTGGTTTGCTGTTATTGTTTGGCATCAAAGGTACTGAGGCTATCGGGGTTGGTGTACTGTACGCCTTTATTAACTATCTTGGTCGATTGAATGAACCACTGATTGAGTTGACTTCACAACAATCCGTGTTGCAGCAAGCCGTAGTTTCAGGCGAACGTGTTTTCGAACTGATGGATAGCCCACAGCAGCAATATGGTAATGATTTGCGAGCGTTAGAAAGTGGCAGAATTGATATTGAAAACTTAAATTTTTCCTATCGCAGTGACAAACTGGTCTTGAGTGATATTAACCTGCATGTTCCATCACACGGATTTATGGCTTTGGTCGGGCATACAGGGAGTGGAAAAAGTACCTTGGCTAATTTGATTATGGGGTATTATCCGTGGCAAAACGGTGAAATTTATCTTGATGGGCGCCCCATCTCTTCGCTTTCTCACGCAGTGCTGCGTAATGGGGTAGCAATGGTGCAGCAAGACCCCGTTGTTCTGGCTGCTTCATTTCTCAACAATATCACATTAGGGCGGGATATCAGCGAAGAGAAAATATGGGAAGTATTAGAATTGGTTCAATTAGCTGACTTTGTTCGTAATTTACCAGATGGTTTGAATTCCTTTTTGGGAGAACAAGGGAATACACTTTCAGCAGGCCAAAAACAGCTTTTAGCAATGGCCAGGGTTTTAGTGCAAACGCCACAGATCCTTATTCTGGATGAGGCAACGGCAAATATTGATTCTGGGACAGAGCAATCAATACAGAGAGCTTTAAGAATGATCCGCCAAAAGACGACATTGGTGGTGATTGCTCATCGTCTTTCAACCATTACTGAGGCTGATTCCATATTGGTGCTATATCGTGGTGCAATTGCTGAGCAAGGTCAGCATCAACAACTATTGGAAAAGCGTGGACGCTATTATCAAATGTACCAGCTCCAGCAAGTTGGTGAGACGTTGAATGAATCAGTGCACGTTTAA
- a CDS encoding SmdA family multidrug ABC transporter permease/ATP-binding protein yields MRLFSQLSWYFISEWRRYLGAVIFLVVIAVLQLIPPRLVGSIVDGISTKTMTFRQLLIWLGLMLFIALAIYGLRYVWRVWLFGASYRLAVKLRSDFYWRLSSQNPEFYLRHRTGDLMARATNDVNIVVFAAGEGVLTLVDSLVMGCSVLIVMSVNISWQLTLLSLAPMPIMALVIQHYANQLHHRFKSAQGAFSALNNHAQESLTGIRMIKAFGLEELQSNQFEEVAIDAGRKNMHVARIDARFNPTIFIAITISNLLAVGGGSWMVVHGSMTLGELTSFVMYLGLMIWPMLALAWMFNIVERGSAAYARIRSLLQEPLVTEDGMLSLSSERGSLQVNINKFIYPQSDKPVLENIHFQLEPGQLLGLCGSTGAGKSTLLTLLQRQFDVTDGEILFQSKNISTLRMEEWRSRLAIVNQTPFLFSDTVAGNIALGRPDATQKQIEEVARLASVHDDILRLPQGYQTEVGERGVMLSGGQKQRISIARALLLDTEILILDDALSAVDGHTEHQIMKNLSQWRQQRTVIISAHRLSALTEADNILVMQHGTIVQQSRHKQLIAQSGWYSDMYHYQQLEAALGGEND; encoded by the coding sequence GTGAGATTATTTTCACAATTAAGCTGGTATTTTATTAGTGAGTGGCGGCGCTATTTAGGGGCTGTCATTTTCCTCGTTGTGATTGCAGTGCTACAACTTATTCCCCCCCGCTTAGTTGGGTCTATAGTTGATGGCATTAGCACAAAAACAATGACCTTCCGTCAACTATTGATATGGCTGGGGCTAATGCTGTTCATTGCTTTGGCAATTTATGGTCTGCGATATGTTTGGCGTGTATGGTTGTTCGGAGCTTCTTATCGGCTAGCTGTTAAACTGCGTAGTGACTTCTATTGGCGCCTGAGTAGCCAAAATCCTGAGTTTTATTTACGTCATAGAACAGGCGATCTTATGGCTCGCGCAACAAATGATGTGAACATAGTTGTTTTTGCCGCAGGTGAGGGAGTCCTTACTCTGGTTGATTCCTTAGTCATGGGATGCTCTGTCCTAATTGTAATGAGCGTAAATATTAGTTGGCAACTAACATTGTTATCACTAGCGCCGATGCCCATTATGGCTTTGGTGATTCAGCATTATGCGAATCAGCTTCATCATCGTTTTAAATCTGCGCAAGGCGCATTCTCTGCCCTAAATAATCATGCACAGGAAAGTTTGACTGGTATCCGTATGATAAAAGCATTTGGGCTGGAGGAGCTGCAATCCAATCAGTTTGAAGAAGTGGCTATTGATGCTGGGCGTAAGAATATGCATGTTGCACGTATAGATGCACGTTTTAATCCCACCATTTTCATTGCTATCACTATTTCAAATCTCCTGGCTGTTGGTGGAGGGAGCTGGATGGTGGTGCATGGTTCCATGACCCTTGGTGAATTAACCAGTTTTGTAATGTACCTGGGATTGATGATCTGGCCTATGTTGGCATTGGCATGGATGTTCAACATTGTCGAGAGAGGAAGTGCCGCTTATGCACGTATCCGCAGTTTATTGCAGGAACCACTGGTAACCGAAGATGGCATGTTGTCTTTGTCTTCAGAGCGGGGGAGTTTGCAGGTAAATATCAACAAATTTATTTATCCTCAAAGTGATAAACCTGTTTTAGAAAATATCCATTTCCAACTAGAACCTGGTCAGTTACTGGGACTTTGTGGATCAACGGGAGCAGGGAAGAGTACTTTATTGACTTTATTGCAACGGCAATTTGATGTAACCGATGGAGAGATTCTTTTCCAGTCAAAAAATATCTCTACTCTTCGCATGGAAGAGTGGCGTTCACGATTGGCTATTGTCAACCAAACACCTTTCCTATTTTCGGATACGGTTGCAGGTAATATTGCGCTGGGACGGCCTGACGCAACCCAAAAACAAATAGAAGAAGTTGCTCGTTTAGCGAGTGTACATGATGATATTTTGCGACTGCCTCAAGGTTATCAAACGGAAGTTGGCGAGCGCGGAGTGATGCTCTCTGGGGGGCAAAAACAGCGTATATCCATTGCCAGAGCCTTGCTGTTAGATACGGAGATTTTGATCCTTGATGATGCCCTGTCAGCCGTTGATGGGCACACGGAACACCAGATTATGAAAAACCTTAGCCAATGGCGGCAACAGCGCACCGTTATTATCAGTGCACACCGACTGTCGGCATTAACGGAAGCAGATAATATTTTGGTTATGCAACATGGCACGATTGTACAACAGAGCCGGCATAAGCAGCTTATTGCCCAATCAGGCTGGTATTCCGATATGTACCATTACCAACAACTAGAAGCTGCATTGGGTGGAGAAAATGACTAA
- a CDS encoding Lrp/AsnC family transcriptional regulator, giving the protein MLDKIDRKLLELLQQDCSLSLNALAEAVNLTSTPCWKRLKRLEDEGYIVGKVALLNGEKLGLGLTVIVMIKTQQHSSEWYEQFVSFVKEMPEVLTFYRMAGEYDYLMHIEVVDMKSYDRFYKRMVNGVSGLIDVTSNFAMEKIKYTTALPILDSITS; this is encoded by the coding sequence ATGTTAGATAAAATAGATCGTAAGCTACTGGAACTGCTCCAACAGGATTGTAGTTTATCCTTAAACGCACTGGCTGAAGCCGTTAATTTGACTTCGACACCTTGCTGGAAGCGCCTTAAACGACTTGAAGATGAAGGTTATATTGTTGGCAAGGTTGCCTTGTTAAATGGGGAAAAACTCGGCTTGGGTTTGACAGTGATAGTGATGATTAAAACTCAACAACACAGCAGTGAATGGTATGAACAATTTGTCTCCTTTGTAAAAGAGATGCCAGAAGTCTTAACATTTTATCGAATGGCTGGTGAGTATGATTACCTGATGCACATAGAAGTTGTTGATATGAAAAGTTATGATCGTTTCTACAAACGCATGGTAAATGGGGTATCTGGTTTGATTGACGTTACTTCTAACTTTGCTATGGAAAAGATCAAATATACAACGGCGCTGCCAATACTAGATTCAATAACATCATAA
- a CDS encoding PLP-dependent cysteine synthase family protein: MSSLWATNAIKAIQADYQRSADTHLIRLTTPIFPGIHLYLKDESTHPTGSLKHRLARSLFLYALTNGWIQEGTPIIEASSGSTAVSEAYFARLLGLPFIAVMPSCTAKRKIQEIEFYGGKCHFVEHSALIYQESERLAKELNGHYMDQFTYAERSTDWRGNNNIAESIFRQMQLEPFPEPTYIVMSAGTGGTSATLGRYIRYQGYNTKLIVVDPENSVFFDCYHQNRRDICGNTGSKIEGIGRPRAEPSFIPTVIDDMIQVPDPATIATIYWLEKLIGRKTGASTGTNVWGALQLAKKMHDNNQQGAIVTLLCDSGERYLDTYYNPEWVRNNIGDVTQYLAQLPKLNGYE, from the coding sequence ATGTCGTCTTTATGGGCTACAAATGCCATAAAAGCTATCCAAGCTGATTATCAACGCAGCGCTGATACACATCTCATTCGTCTTACCACCCCAATATTTCCGGGTATTCATCTCTATCTCAAAGATGAGAGCACTCATCCCACTGGTAGCCTCAAACATCGGCTGGCACGTTCCCTATTTCTTTATGCTCTTACTAATGGTTGGATCCAGGAAGGAACGCCGATTATTGAAGCTTCATCTGGAAGTACTGCTGTTTCGGAAGCTTATTTTGCCCGCTTACTTGGTTTACCATTTATTGCAGTTATGCCTTCCTGTACTGCTAAACGCAAAATTCAAGAGATCGAATTCTATGGCGGTAAATGCCATTTTGTAGAGCATTCCGCCTTGATTTATCAAGAATCAGAACGCCTGGCAAAAGAGCTTAATGGCCATTACATGGATCAGTTTACCTATGCCGAACGATCAACTGACTGGCGAGGAAATAATAATATTGCAGAAAGTATTTTCCGCCAGATGCAATTAGAACCTTTTCCTGAACCAACTTACATCGTTATGAGTGCAGGAACAGGTGGTACATCTGCGACACTTGGTCGTTATATCCGCTATCAGGGGTATAACACTAAACTTATTGTTGTCGATCCAGAAAATTCCGTCTTCTTCGATTGCTACCATCAGAACCGCCGTGATATTTGCGGAAATACTGGCAGCAAAATAGAAGGGATTGGCCGCCCACGCGCAGAGCCTTCTTTTATTCCTACGGTTATCGATGACATGATCCAAGTTCCCGATCCTGCCACAATTGCTACCATTTATTGGCTTGAAAAATTAATTGGCAGAAAAACTGGAGCATCAACAGGAACTAACGTCTGGGGAGCTTTACAACTCGCCAAGAAGATGCACGATAACAACCAACAAGGAGCAATTGTGACACTACTTTGTGATAGTGGAGAGCGCTACCTTGATACTTATTACAATCCAGAGTGGGTTCGCAATAATATTGGTGATGTCACACAGTATCTAGCACAACTACCCAAGTTAAACGGTTATGAGTAA
- the queC gene encoding 7-cyano-7-deazaguanine synthase QueC yields MKRAVVVFSGGQDSTTCLIQALRQYDEVHCVTFDYGQRHRAEIDVACHISKELGAAAHKVLDVTLLNELAISSLTRDNIPVPDFSESEKNGLPSTFVPGRNILFLTLAAIYAYQVEAESVITGVCETDFSGYPDCRDEFVKALNKAVSLGIARDIRFETPLMWLNKAETWALADYYQKLDFVRNKTLTCYNGVQGDGCGECAACHLRAKGLNHYLSNAQTTMLDMKSKTHLS; encoded by the coding sequence ATGAAACGAGCCGTTGTTGTATTCAGTGGTGGGCAAGACTCCACCACTTGTTTAATTCAAGCACTCCGTCAATATGACGAAGTTCACTGTGTCACCTTTGATTATGGACAGCGTCACCGTGCTGAAATTGATGTAGCATGTCACATAAGCAAAGAATTGGGTGCCGCAGCCCACAAAGTACTTGATGTGACTTTATTGAACGAGCTCGCAATCAGCAGCCTGACAAGAGACAATATTCCTGTACCTGATTTCAGTGAAAGTGAAAAAAATGGCCTCCCAAGTACTTTTGTGCCAGGCCGTAATATTTTATTTTTAACTCTGGCGGCAATTTATGCTTATCAGGTTGAAGCTGAAAGCGTTATTACTGGCGTTTGTGAAACGGATTTTTCGGGTTACCCAGATTGCCGTGATGAATTTGTCAAGGCTCTCAATAAAGCAGTCAGTCTAGGTATCGCTCGTGATATCCGTTTCGAAACTCCTCTAATGTGGTTAAACAAGGCGGAAACTTGGGCATTGGCAGATTATTATCAAAAATTGGATTTTGTTCGCAATAAAACCCTTACGTGCTATAACGGGGTTCAGGGCGATGGGTGCGGTGAATGCGCTGCCTGCCACCTCAGGGCTAAAGGACTAAACCATTATTTAAGCAATGCCCAGACCACAATGTTAGATATGAAATCCAAAACACATCTCAGTTAG
- a CDS encoding acyl-CoA thioesterase, which translates to MSTIIKVRGYHIDLFQHVNNARYLEFMEAARWDLLTEDDTLEWLNRKNIGFVVVNININYRHPAMITDELEVKSSMRELRNKSGTFFQEIIRRSDNQIIADALTTFACINLKTQRALVLEGELRERMEAYKNNAG; encoded by the coding sequence ATGAGCACGATTATCAAAGTCAGAGGTTACCATATTGATCTTTTCCAGCATGTAAACAATGCTCGTTATTTGGAATTTATGGAAGCAGCTCGCTGGGATCTACTTACTGAAGATGACACGCTGGAGTGGTTAAATCGTAAAAATATTGGTTTTGTCGTGGTGAATATCAATATTAATTATCGTCATCCAGCAATGATTACGGATGAACTGGAAGTGAAATCTTCGATGCGAGAGTTACGTAACAAAAGTGGTACATTTTTTCAAGAAATTATACGCCGGAGTGATAATCAAATTATTGCAGATGCTTTGACTACATTTGCTTGTATTAATTTGAAAACGCAAAGAGCATTAGTTTTAGAAGGTGAATTACGAGAAAGGATGGAAGCATATAAAAACAATGCAGGATAG
- a CDS encoding ComEA family DNA-binding protein has protein sequence MKYLRILFNSLMMAFCISIPLTHAATVDESTDKIVKQSVKTTVEDNKVEEGAEQVSGQQIQGKGVVNINTANAEELAKELNGIGTKKAQAIIEYREKYGPFTAIEQLQEVQGIGPIFIEKNRDKLTY, from the coding sequence ATGAAATATTTAAGGATATTATTCAATTCACTTATGATGGCATTTTGTATCAGCATACCGTTAACTCATGCAGCTACCGTTGATGAATCTACTGATAAAATAGTGAAACAATCTGTTAAAACCACCGTTGAAGACAATAAGGTGGAAGAAGGAGCAGAGCAAGTTTCAGGCCAGCAGATACAAGGAAAGGGTGTTGTTAATATTAATACCGCAAATGCTGAAGAATTAGCGAAAGAACTCAATGGGATTGGAACTAAAAAAGCACAGGCGATTATTGAATATCGTGAAAAATATGGTCCTTTTACAGCAATAGAACAATTACAGGAAGTACAAGGCATTGGTCCGATTTTTATAGAGAAAAATCGGGATAAATTGACTTATTAA
- the ppiD gene encoding peptidylprolyl isomerase, with protein MMDNLRTAANGPVLKIVLALIILTFLVTGVTGYLSSESGNYAAKVNGQTISRSQLEQAFLQEKNAQQEKLGDEFSTLLSDERMLQQLRRQSLEKLINATLIEQYARKLGLSASDNQVAQEIRNLPFLQTDGQFDNNKYQEYLSWLAHSNISPDSFAEQVRQDLINHQLNQIVIGAEIALPPEIKQEAALLLQERTVRFATLELKSIEEKQTVTDEELKKYYDANSKNFTVPEKVKISYIKMDAANELKNVTVSDADIEKYYKNNLAKYTKPEQKKYSFIQQDSDSAAKSVLDELKKGVDFNQLALEKSTDKFSAQKGGDLGWMEENSLPNELKSANLTQKGQLSDVVKLSNGYAIFRLDDIKPQEVKPLADVSSEIEKIVKQEKAVDAFYALQRKVSDAAANDNESLAAAEKAAGYQAVITDWFDRDHVPTDINFNQVVQAIFSGNLIDDKGATGVNSDVISVEGDRAFILRVDDVKPETVQSFEQAKPEVTELVKRQKAEKQLQIESDKLLAALKEGKGEQALKAAGIQFEQPTVIKHLSQTNQATDVAFTLPHPKEGKPVYGLAQDELGNAVLIQLDKVAPGSVTDDLLKQYMAGYQYQTGNIMLESLIMNLRDYADIKFGQLE; from the coding sequence ATGATGGACAACCTACGCACGGCGGCGAACGGTCCTGTGCTCAAAATTGTGTTGGCTCTAATTATCCTGACTTTCTTGGTGACGGGGGTAACCGGTTACCTGTCAAGCGAAAGTGGTAATTATGCTGCCAAAGTGAATGGCCAAACCATTAGTCGTTCTCAGCTAGAGCAGGCATTTTTACAAGAAAAAAATGCTCAGCAGGAAAAGCTGGGAGATGAATTCTCAACTTTGCTAAGCGATGAACGGATGTTACAACAGCTTCGGCGCCAATCATTGGAGAAACTTATCAATGCTACTTTGATTGAACAATATGCCCGTAAGCTGGGTTTATCAGCAAGCGATAATCAAGTTGCACAGGAAATACGTAACCTACCGTTTCTCCAGACTGACGGTCAATTTGATAACAACAAATATCAGGAATATTTAAGCTGGCTTGCTCATTCAAACATCAGCCCTGATAGTTTTGCGGAACAGGTTCGTCAGGATCTGATCAATCATCAATTAAATCAAATTGTTATAGGTGCTGAAATTGCATTGCCGCCAGAAATAAAACAGGAAGCGGCATTACTTTTGCAAGAAAGAACAGTGCGTTTCGCGACTCTTGAATTGAAGTCAATTGAAGAGAAGCAAACAGTTACCGATGAAGAGCTGAAAAAATACTATGACGCAAATAGTAAAAATTTCACTGTGCCGGAAAAAGTAAAAATCAGTTACATAAAAATGGATGCAGCTAATGAGCTGAAAAATGTCACTGTATCTGATGCTGATATTGAAAAATATTATAAAAACAACCTGGCAAAATACACTAAGCCTGAACAGAAGAAGTATAGCTTTATTCAACAGGATTCAGATTCTGCCGCCAAATCGGTTTTGGATGAGTTAAAAAAAGGGGTTGATTTTAATCAATTAGCGTTAGAAAAATCGACTGACAAATTTTCTGCTCAAAAGGGTGGTGATTTGGGATGGATGGAAGAAAACTCTTTACCTAATGAGCTCAAATCGGCGAATTTGACACAGAAAGGGCAACTTTCTGATGTGGTCAAATTATCTAATGGATATGCAATTTTCCGTTTAGATGATATCAAGCCTCAGGAAGTCAAACCGTTGGCGGATGTAAGCTCTGAAATAGAAAAAATTGTTAAGCAGGAAAAAGCGGTTGATGCGTTCTATGCATTACAGAGAAAAGTGAGTGATGCTGCCGCGAATGATAATGAATCTTTAGCAGCAGCGGAAAAAGCAGCGGGTTATCAAGCTGTGATCACTGACTGGTTTGATCGCGATCATGTTCCGACTGACATTAATTTCAACCAAGTTGTTCAGGCTATTTTCTCTGGCAATTTGATTGATGACAAAGGAGCGACAGGCGTTAATTCTGATGTCATTTCGGTTGAAGGTGACAGAGCTTTTATTCTGCGTGTTGACGACGTGAAGCCTGAGACAGTTCAATCGTTTGAACAGGCTAAACCTGAAGTTACTGAATTGGTGAAACGTCAGAAAGCAGAAAAACAACTTCAAATTGAAAGTGATAAGTTATTGGCTGCTCTGAAAGAAGGCAAAGGTGAGCAAGCATTGAAGGCTGCGGGAATTCAGTTTGAGCAACCTACCGTGATAAAACACCTGTCACAAACCAATCAAGCTACCGACGTGGCATTCACTTTACCTCACCCTAAAGAGGGTAAGCCTGTATATGGGTTAGCTCAAGATGAACTGGGCAACGCTGTGCTTATCCAGTTAGATAAAGTGGCTCCGGGATCTGTTACAGATGATCTGCTCAAACAATATATGGCGGGTTATCAGTATCAGACAGGTAATATCATGCTGGAGTCACTGATAATGAATTTGCGTGATTATGCGGATATCAAATTCGGTCAACTTGAATAA
- the hupB gene encoding nucleoid-associated protein HU-beta, whose protein sequence is MMRVNKSQLIDKIAVDANISKAAAGRVVDAFISSVSGALKNGDDVALVGFGTFTVRERAARTGRNPQTGKEIKIAAAKVPAFRAGKGLKDAVNG, encoded by the coding sequence ATGATGAGAGTGAATAAGTCACAACTGATCGACAAAATTGCTGTTGATGCAAATATTTCTAAGGCAGCAGCCGGACGCGTAGTAGATGCATTCATTTCTTCCGTATCTGGTGCATTGAAAAACGGTGATGATGTCGCTTTAGTGGGGTTCGGTACATTTACTGTACGTGAGCGTGCGGCGCGTACAGGGCGCAACCCCCAGACAGGCAAGGAAATCAAGATCGCAGCAGCAAAAGTACCTGCTTTCCGGGCTGGAAAGGGTTTAAAAGATGCAGTTAATGGTTAA